Part of the Arachis hypogaea cultivar Tifrunner chromosome 6, arahy.Tifrunner.gnm2.J5K5, whole genome shotgun sequence genome, CACTACGCCTCCAGAACCTACCAAGCACCCTCTTGCCACTCCACCCAATGCTCCACAGCCACCACCACCCAAACCTGCCACACCTGCGTCGGCTCCTCTCTCCCCAGGCCCGGCTGCCACAACAACACCTGCGCGCTCATGTCCACCAACCCCATCACCAAACAGATCGTCGTGTCTGAGCTCGCCCAAGACGTCCTCGCCATCAACGCCGCCGCCAACAACGGCCCCAGACTGGGCCCCACGGTCTCCGACCCTCAGTTCCTCTTCTCATGCGCGCCTGCCTCCTTGGTCCAGAAAGGCCTGCCCAACAAGGTTGAAGGCGTTGTTGGGCTGGGCCACGGGCCCATTTCCCTCCCTAACCAACTCGCATCACACTTCGGTTTGCAGCGCCAATTCACACTTTGCCTTTCTCGCAACCCAACCTCCACGGGGGCTGTACTATTTGGGGACCCACAGAAGCTTTTCGGTTACACTAACAAGAAATTCGATCTTTCACGTGATCTTCTTTACACTCCACTAACCGTCAGTCCGCAAGGAGAGTACTACATGGAAATCAACTCCCTTAGAATCAACGGCCGCTCCGTCTTCCCAGTGTCTCCTTCGTCGTCTTCATTATTGTCATCGTCGTTGTATTCTCCGAGTGGTATGCTTGGGGCTACTCTGATTTCAACCACAGCACCTTACATGGTTCTGCACCACACCATATTCGAAACGTTCAGGCAAGTTTTCGGGAAACAGTTTCCGATGCAGGGGCAGGTGAACGCGGTGGCGCCGTTCGGGTTGTGTTACGATTCAAAGAGGATAAACAACGCAAAACCTCCTAGCGTGGATATGGTGGTGAAGGTGGAGAAGAGCCGCCGTGAGGTATCGTGGAGTATCTCCGGCGATAACTTAATGGTGCAGGCGCGGCCAGGGGTGACGTGTTTGGGAGTCGTGAATGGAGGGACGAATCCTAGAGCAGCCATAGCCATAGGGACACGTCAGCTGGAGGAGAAGGTGGTGGTGTTCGACCTGGTGAAGTCGAGAGTGGGGTTGAGCTCTTCCCTATGCTCACGCGGGAGGAGCTGTTCTGATCTCTTCGGCTTCGCTAACAAATCATAGATGATGAGGGAGAGATCAGATAGAACCATATATATCATAAGCTTCTCTGCTTGTTATGGttaccataataataataatgatgaaatAAAGGAACGCATCTCGCGTTGTTAATCAAAAAAATTCATTAGTTCTCAACTACTTCTAATGTAATAAAATGAGTGAGAGGCGAAAACTACGAAAAGTTAAATTCAAATTCGAAATGCTGAACTAAAGGGACTTGTATTGCATGCCTTGGCaatctcactacaagaaaaaagtctgtcatatttttttttggtggctactccaatgaagatttaatgattatcatcatgtgaagatacatcattttgaccattggatgatagattgtagggcttgatttgatttgaagtaaaagtgttacttttatttaaaatgttgctaaataaataagttacactttttgaacaaggatcatcatgagaagatgtttttgccatcttcatgggagtagttgccttttttttttctatgtttcaAAAGCATAGCCAAAAGGGGTCAATAATCATGTTTTTATGAGGTTTGATTAGAGATTTGGGTCATGTTTTTTTTTGtaatgctttaaaagcgtgccaaaaAGAGTCAATAGTCAGACTTTTACGGGAGTGACGATTGATTAGAGATTTAGCTAAAGCATGCCAATAGAATTACATTACGGACTTATGGTAACGTTTTAAAATTCTTTCGCTACGTTTTTTATTACCACCCTTCAAAAACGTGGCCTAAAGGTATCAATCGGCCCGCTTTTGAAGCGTCACTATTTTTTTGTATTGGTGACTTTTTAAAAGCATACCCATTTTCTACCCTATTATacactcctctctctctctctctctgtgcacACAATTACAAACTCCTTTCTCACTCACGCAATCTCAGACTCTATTCTCCTCTCTGCCGCCGTCTATCAAAACCTAACGCCCTCCAGCAGTCGCGTGGGCTTCGTTGCAGTTCGTTCGCCTCCAGTCGTTCTCAGCGCCTTGGTGTTTTGTCGTTCTCAGTGTCTTGGTGTTTTGTCGTTTTCAACGCCGTCGTGCTCTATCGTAGTTCGTTAGCTGTCTAGTCTTGCAACATCCAGCCTCTTTGCCACTGTCCAGTCTCTTTGCCTCTGTCGCTGCATCTTCCAGTctcttagaatttttaattttttcttaattctgtttttaaattctttttatttaatttgtcatcattattgttatgattatgatttttaaattctgttttaaaaattttcaagtcttaggattttttattttttaattctatttatttatcaCAATTTGTTATCATAATTCTATTCCTAATCTGATTATTTGTTACTTGATAATTTTTGTTAGGgatatttgttgaatttttttttattttgcaaagTTCATCAAACAAACAAAAATCGAACCCACGTTCTCCAATTACACACCCTCCAAAAAATTTACactttattttgtttcattttcaCACTACAAAAGAGAAGGCTATTTTGCGACAATTAGCAAAACCGCGGCTATATGTCATTTTTGCGGCGGTTGTAGTGACAAATTCTGTGACAGCTGCTAATCTGTTTTAACCCCCTTCACTCCTTTCTCTCCCTTAATCTCATTATCTTTTTATTCTCACAACAAACCAAACTTGAACTCTAGTCCTCAATTGTTCTCTCATCCTCAAATCTTCAGATTCTACCAAACTCATGTTCGTCGCTGCTAACCTCATTACAAGCACCCTTTCCCCTTTGAAAAAAAGTATTTCTTCTGCCGGATTCAAGGTCGACATCGTGCTCCTTTGCTCTGTTTCATTCGCCGCAATTTACTCACGATCTCATCTTGTGCAGTGTGTGGTTCAAATAGGATGCAGCTGCACGAGAGTCATACCACCGTCACCTCCGGCCTCCGTCGCCAGCACCACGTATCACAGGTTCAGGTCTATCCTACATACTCTTCGACGTCCGTGCCTACTCCTTTAAATTCCCTACTCGATTCTACTCACTGTTCTAGCCTTTCTGTCCTAGGTCTTTTATTCCATTTTTCAATCACTGGAGCAGCTAAAATGAGGTGAGGAGCTTAAAAATTTTCCCTAATTATGCTAATTGTGTTCTACAAGTCTAATATCTATTTTAGATAAATGATTGTTGTGCTGAAATCTATTGTAAAATGGTTACAAGTTGCTTTCATTTCTATTCTTTTGCTTATTTAAAAGAATGTTTTTgcttaatattattgtatttcaaTTTAGATTTGTACATTCATTCCACATTGATAAGGTTATACATTTTCACCTTCATTTTTGAGGGAGGTAAAGAAACAGGTAAGGCCTATGCATGGCCCAaaattaggggtgttcatggtttggttaatccaaaaaccaaaccaattttttggttaaccaaaaatatagTCTTGGTTATTAACCAAATTGGTTTTACATTAAAAAAGTGGTTATTAACCggttaataaaattcaaaaccggtttttaaccggttatttttaaaaaaaccggttttcaaaaaataaccagtttttacataaaaaaaccggtttttaccaaaaaaaccggtttttacattaaaaaaccgatttttatatcaaaaaaccggtttttacacacaaaaaaagttatttttacaCCTAAAAACcattttttacacaaaaattaattttttcacatacaaaaacccaaatttttttactttttttttaaattaatttttgtaatcaaaattaattttttcacatACAACCGATGCAACTTGCATTCTTAGATCACATACATATACATAGTAATGAATCATTTGAATTCATCATGATTTCCTAAACCCTAACAATCCATTTTGTTCTTGTTTATCATCAGAGTCGTACAACCTTATCATTCCATTTCTTTTTCTTGGTCCAGAACTTGATTTAAAAAGAGCTATCAATATATATACATAGATATATAAGCCTTAAAGACAAAGCAAATAAGAATGTCACCAATATATTCTTCTCCCTGTTGCTATCTTCTACGTAGAAACATAGATAGTGAATTAAAGTTGGAGAAATTAAGATAGAAACAACATGTACACTGGTAGTAATATACACTCACATGTAAGTTACATGAAAATCAATCCACAATAAATAAAACTCCATTGTCAAACCCTTACATAACATCTACACTATTTACATGAACTCACAGAATCCTATAACACTTCAAGAAATTAAGAACCAAGCAGGCATTTTAAAATAAGTAGTGCATCCACTCTttctcttgaaaatttttcatgtGAAGATTATTTCATCTACTAAATCTTTGAAAATATTCTCTTCTAGTTTGACACTTACACTTTAGTTTCTTTCTTACTCATTGCAAGAAACTGCTGATAAATATCACTTTTGTCACTGAAATAAAAACATCACATCGCACCAAGGGCCCACATTCTAAAATACTGTTGAAATCATCTATTGTCATTGTGTTTTTTTGCTAATCACTACATTGATCTGTCTCTTCATTTTCCTCATAAGACCACAAGAAGCaaagcttttctttttttcttcattcAAGCAACCAAGTATAGCTTTTCTGGAAATTCAGGAACAAAACATATGGCTACTTCTAATCCAGAAATAGGATTTTGTGGACAAATTAAGGTGGGGACTAATGAAAGCAAGCACTCCTAAGTCCTATACTATACTATACTCCTAAATTGAGTTGTTTCCATTGCCTATACTATAGTTGCTACTTGCTAGAGCGAAAGATTCAAGGCAGTAaataatgataagaaaaagaaggcCAAGGCAGAACACAGTTAATGATTTTCAGAACAAAATtctatttacaacaaaaatcagAACAACAAAGCCAGAAACAtgtataagataagttagttttcTTCAACTAAATAATGATTTTTCATATGATTGCTAATTGAACCAGAGTTAATACACTTCTTACTAAAGTTCTTGAATCAATGTCACCATTTGAAGTGTTTTTATTATCCCTCTTATGCAGCATTGTTCAAATTCATCATTCATCCCTGCAACTTCAACTACTAGTCTATCTAATTCTAATTCCTATAAAAGATTAGGAGATTGGTTGTTGGTTTTATTGATTAGTTAGTTAGTGATTATAGTTAGCCTCAGTAACCATattctgttatatatatatatatatatatatatatatatatatatatatatatatatatatatatataaccaagtAGCACAATACATATAGAACACTTACGTATTGGCTTAAATCAGCAAGTAGATTTTTTATGAAATCAAGTTTTAGGGGGGTTCAATTTGAAAATTCATACACTGTATATAACACAACTAGCGCTacatatatactatatatattatggtacatgcatgaaccaaaaaaataataaatgagcATGGCAATCAGTTCATCAAGGATTCAACTACTACTtagtttaattagatatttttcaacaaaaagtGAACCACAGTGAAGAAGAAACTTACAGCAGGATCCATTGAAATGGAGAGTTCAAATGTTCAATACTGAGAGATTTTAAAATCTGCACATTCAATCCATTGAAGTGAAGAAGTCAGTATACTCATGAAGGAACAAAACAGAACAaatcaacaaaaaagaaaataccCAGATAACAAATAACCCAGATAAAACTCAGAATTCAGAACCAAGGGCAAGGATGAGGCTTACCTCAATTGATGAGCATGAGCTCCGACGAGCCAccaacaaaagaagaagagaaccgaAAAGAGAGAAGACAAAGTCGCGAATGGAGGTCGAGGCAGAGAGACAGAGTCTCGAATCAAAGTGAAGACGGAAGACTCGAACTCGAAGAGGTAGAGGCCGACGAACCACCGGCGAGCTCCGACGAGAGGCAGAGAAGAAGAAATGTTGACGGTGGCGATTCCGCGATTGGCGAAGAGTGGATTTGTTTTTGTTGAAGAGGATTTGTCGAAGAGGAGAAGAAGTGAAATtaggttttattttaatttggttaACCGGTTttaaccggttaaaaaccggtttttttatttggttttggttaacctattttgaaaaatatggatatggtttttaaaattgttttataaaactggttaaccaaaatgtagttatggttttttaaccggttaaccacattttagtttttttttgcacacccctacCCAAAATCTCTCATGAGTGAATCATGAACTAAAGTTGTGGTTTCAAATTTTCTATCTCTGAAATGAGTTTATTTGATTAATCAAACCCAATCATCAATAAGTATCATCATAATAAACACATTTatagctttttcttttctttttcttttaattactagTATCCAATTTCCTTCAatcatattatatttattaagggTGGCAATGGAATAGATAGAAGCAGGTTTTTATCCTACACGATTCTGTCTCATTCTACAATAACCTGTATCAAATTCGCCTCACTTCTACTCGTGGgtagtaaaaaattaaatcctaacCCACTTCTATGAGTACCCGTCTCGACCTATCCGtccttataattattaaaatccaacaaataaaattaaaatttaaaatttatataattatcattacatatataacataaattaaagtaaaaatttaaatattttactaattattttatatatattatatatattatatataccagGACGGGTTTAACCTAAATCTGATCCCGTCCCCATCCCGCCCAAGAACCCGCCCTGTTAAAAACCCGCCTCGATGTGGGGGCGGATAATTATCCTCTCCGAACAGGTAGGGGCGGGGTGGGTACCCACGGATTTGGATAGTGTTGCCACCCCTAATACTTATGTAATTAATAAGTTCTTATTTTAGTTTACAAATTGCAATACGACTTGATTTTACAGGAACTTGGATGAAGAATTTAGAAAAGACTTTTGTTGGTTATAGGAACTGTTTATTTGTACTTTACTTTACGGTCATCAATTGAATGGTGACGGATAATCTTCACCTGCTGTCTATTTAGACAGGATGCTTCTGCAATCCAGTGCATATGCAAACTACCTTGGCTTGTCTCATTTGGATCTTTTTTGAAATACAGAGATATTTCTATTTTCTGCTTTAACTTGCTCATGACTATCTGTGATTGGTCTAGATGTGATGTTACTCTATaatgaaaaacaataataatatttctgCATTCAGGCTGGACATGTTTGCTGGGATGATCATGATGTAATTAATGGAAAACCAACTGGAGCTGTAAGAGTATCCTTTGGCTACATGTTAGCTTATGAGGAGGCTAAGGTTaaaattcttttattcattttaattttttttttcaatcacacTCTGTTTTGAATTATTGAAAGTTTAAAACTTTTGATTCTtggttcattttcattttttctttttgaacaaataccaaCTTAATATGGGAGGTGTGCAACATAGAGTTATGACTGCTTTTATGGACCTAAAACAATCATTTATACCAGTATTTGTGTCTTGCATGGATCAAACTAGTCACACCTTTTCTTGCAATGTTCAATTGTTAATTCTTTATGGAATAAACCATTGTTTGCCAAGCGGATTTATCTGACCCTTTAGAAGCGTTTCTGATAATAACTCTAGGatatgcaagaagaaaataggatGAAATCCTGTAGAACGGTGCACAATTATCCATAGCACATTTATGTGGGTACTTATTGTGATATATAATATTTTCTTGCTTCTCTTTCCTTTGGAGCTCAGCTAAGGTGTTTTAAAGGAGCATTTGCTATATAAGGACCAGGTTGCAAGGGCTCAACCCCAGGAGCGGAACTAGATGAAATAATAGAGAGgtcaaaaatatttacacaataaaataagtctaaaataaaattttaaaggagTTTAagctgaaatttacatataatttacatgtaaaaaattaaactagGGGGCAATCCACTATGTGGCTCCACCACTGCTCAACGCCATTCTTGATTATATTCTTGGGGTTTTAATGATGAACATACATACTTCGAACACTTTTGCTAATATACATAACAATAAAAGGATGAAGAAAATTGTAATGGTATTCTGCATTATATATGAAGTTGGGTTGCAGATTAAATATACAAAGGGAAAACAAGGTAAGTGTAAAATGCCCCCAATTATATGGCAATTTGTTTGAGTTTGTAATCCTAGAAAACATGAGGGATTTGAAGAGGAATTGTTATGGTTTTGGTTGACAAAATGGTGTGAACACTTAAAAGGCTTGGTGATCATTATGCTTGTAATATTGTAGTTAAACTTGCTTTCTATCTTGCTATTATATGTTAAATGCTATGATGCGcggacactgacacggacacgaGACACGACACGACATGGGACAcgccgacacgcgaattttaaaatcttatatgaCACGGgaacacgcatacatataaaatataaagtatttttttagataaaccgtaatgatattttaatattttattaacattaaaatataaattaatttttaaaattatttttaatgtcttattttaattatattaagtatttaaaatattttttgttttaataaataataatatatactatatctaaatttattttaagaatatatattaagaataagatcgGACAAGCTGAcatgtgatggtatttaggtgtgtctaaaCGTgtccgaaattttttttaatcttttattgaGACACAgtttggacacagcagacacgcgtgtcagacgagtgtcggtgagtgtcgtaTCCGAAATGTGTTCGATACGTAGACACGGTAACTCAgcaaagtgtccgtgcttcataggttAAATGTTTGCATGCTTATTAAGAGTTAGATGCACCTTAGCAAAAGCATATATGAAGTTTTTCtttgatgtatatatattttatagtttAGGTGATTTCAAGCTGAGCTTGCTAGGGAGATGGCATATACTGTTGTAGGATTTGGGCATGTAATATTGCTTGAGAATGTTCATGAACCAACCTTAAATTGTGCATTTGTAAgcaaatcaaattattttttgcaCAATTTTAGACAAATAACATTGTTATGAACATCTGCAGAAACTACAAGGAATCTTTGGAAGAAGTTATTGTCTTATTGAGCAGGTACATTTTTAGGCATAATTTTTATGACCTTTTTTCATATAATAGAGGAAAAATGATGTAATCTTAGGATACTTGGAGAGATGCATTTAACCATGAAAGTGTCAATACAAGTTTCTTTTCATATATTACTCAGTTTTACTTATATGGAAATCAGGTGCAGAGTAAGCCGGGCAATTTAATCTGTCATCACCCAAGCTCTGGACTTGAAAGTCCATGAGAGATTAAAGTGACAGAAATCAAAGTAACTAATTACATACTCATGGAAAATAACAGCAATGTTGGAAAGGCCAAAGTTGTTAGTGTtgtaagtgtgaggagtgttgaaagttagtcccacatcaaagaaagtatggaagagtgatgagtttataagatgagagactcattaacttgacaccttaaggttttgagttagatgtggtgtcttctcatcttatgttctctcacttgattccttcacGAAATCTCCCCAGTTGTCGAAAGCTctccacggttggcccaacaaagtggtatcagagctgatGGTTAATCGGTTTGGTGGTTTTAAAGAGGATTCAAGGTGAAGCATCAAAAGTCTTCCCGGCAAAAGTAGTCCGGGCGGCGCAGTGTTTTGCGGCgcttgatgtggaggctcacacttgaagggtgttgcaagtgtgaggagtgttgaaagTTAGTCCTTgtcgagagctctccacggtTGACCCAAGAGAAGCATGTATGAAAGAACTTGAAGATGTGAGTGATTAAAATTCTACCATATCTTTTGTATGTCAAATTTCATGGTTGTCCAAAAATTTGGTGGTTGTATTAAAATTGAGGATAAACATAAACCCCAcaatttatgtttttcttttttttttcccataAAATATCAAAGGTTACATAGATGTTATGCATAGGGgatgaaggggaagagagggtgagGGGATTGAAGGGATGGTGGTGGTGGAAGGGGGTTGTGTGGTGGCAGAGAAGGGTGGAGAGTAAAGACAAAGGAGGAGGAAACGCGGTTATATTGTTAGGGTTAGGAATTGGATTTGAAGATGAAAGAAGATGAAAGGTGAGGGGTATTTATTATgaaattatcaacaaaaatttaaagattgatcattTTTATCGAACAAAATGTATCTTGTATGAGTATAgctttagtttcaatttttcatAGTCAGACTTATCAGCGTTCGCATCTTTCATGATAAAAAactttaaattcaatttttcatgATCAGTTTCATTAGCGTTTACATCTTTTATGGTCAAAAATGgttatttattctatatatatgtttatcctctttatctttttgttttacgttttcctttattttcatttttagttttttttcttttaatgcaattttttaattttttttctattttttcatcagaataaaaagaaaaatatatcaaaaaataaaaattttaaaatataaaattttaaataaagtattaaattatgattttatttttactttattttatattaggAAGAAGAAAGAGCAGGATGAAAGAAAAAtgcatatc contains:
- the LOC112695502 gene encoding basic 7S globulin 2, with the translated sequence MSKMASKLLLTITYLSFSILFGVSVSTTSHHSHPPTTTNYKPNLLVLPVHKDPATGLPWAHVHKRTPMTLVPLLLDLNGNHMWINCQTHYASRTYQAPSCHSTQCSTATTTQTCHTCVGSSLPRPGCHNNTCALMSTNPITKQIVVSELAQDVLAINAAANNGPRLGPTVSDPQFLFSCAPASLVQKGLPNKVEGVVGLGHGPISLPNQLASHFGLQRQFTLCLSRNPTSTGAVLFGDPQKLFGYTNKKFDLSRDLLYTPLTVSPQGEYYMEINSLRINGRSVFPVSPSSSSLLSSSLYSPSGMLGATLISTTAPYMVLHHTIFETFRQVFGKQFPMQGQVNAVAPFGLCYDSKRINNAKPPSVDMVVKVEKSRREVSWSISGDNLMVQARPGVTCLGVVNGGTNPRAAIAIGTRQLEEKVVVFDLVKSRVGLSSSLCSRGRSCSDLFGFANKS